In one Streptomyces sp. NBC_00597 genomic region, the following are encoded:
- a CDS encoding GAF domain-containing protein, with product MTNAEPEPADPAERATLPVLLEAVLSVGSELELQATLQHIVESATELCTARYGALGVIDPERLRLTELYTAGLSEAERAAIPHLPDGRTGVIGALITDPRPLMLEDLSKDPRSAGFPPGHPPMHSFLGVPIRVHTEVFGNLYLTEKQGGGPFTDEDLALMRVLASQAGIAIGNARLYETARRRERWIEGAAAVTTTLLAGRPAADALMCVAERARLLADAAAGVVLQPTPEGGMEIVAASTHGDTGDLIGTAIAPGSAVLEQLLGGEPVFIEDSATDPRMTTHVRERFGPSMMLPLQSSGQLIGTLALPRARGGRPYDAVDRLLASQFASQAALALVLADAQHDREQLAVYEDRDRIARDLHDLVVQRLFATEMMLESTKKRSAAAPSGDTVGDELGRAVDELDSTIQEVRTAIFALQQPPTDAPTTFRGRVLRETGGAAVLLGFQPSVRFAGAVDALVAEPAAGDLLSALRSALAAAHRRPAVTSIEVDVDATPTRVRLTVTDDGRTEKGTHGTTLRWQAAF from the coding sequence ATGACGAACGCGGAGCCCGAGCCGGCCGACCCCGCGGAACGGGCGACTCTGCCCGTACTCCTGGAGGCGGTGCTCAGCGTCGGCTCCGAACTGGAGCTGCAGGCCACCCTCCAGCACATCGTGGAATCGGCGACCGAGCTGTGCACGGCCCGGTACGGGGCGCTCGGGGTCATCGACCCCGAGCGCCTGCGGCTGACCGAGCTCTACACGGCCGGGCTGAGCGAGGCGGAACGCGCCGCGATCCCCCACCTGCCCGACGGACGCACGGGCGTGATCGGCGCGCTGATCACCGATCCGCGCCCGCTGATGCTGGAGGACCTGTCGAAGGACCCGCGCTCGGCCGGGTTCCCGCCGGGCCATCCCCCCATGCACAGCTTCCTGGGCGTCCCGATCCGGGTCCACACGGAGGTGTTCGGCAACCTCTACCTCACCGAGAAGCAGGGCGGCGGGCCGTTCACCGACGAGGACCTCGCCCTGATGCGCGTCCTGGCCTCCCAGGCGGGGATAGCGATCGGCAACGCCCGGCTGTACGAGACGGCGCGCCGCCGGGAACGCTGGATCGAGGGTGCCGCCGCCGTCACCACGACCCTGCTGGCCGGCCGCCCGGCCGCGGACGCGCTGATGTGCGTGGCCGAACGGGCCCGGCTGCTCGCCGACGCGGCGGCCGGGGTGGTGCTCCAGCCGACCCCGGAGGGCGGCATGGAGATCGTGGCCGCCTCCACCCACGGGGACACCGGGGACCTGATCGGCACCGCCATCGCCCCCGGCTCGGCGGTCCTGGAACAACTCCTCGGCGGCGAACCCGTCTTCATCGAGGACTCGGCGACGGACCCGCGGATGACCACGCACGTGCGGGAACGATTCGGCCCGAGCATGATGCTCCCGCTCCAGAGCAGCGGCCAGCTGATCGGCACCCTCGCCCTGCCACGGGCCCGCGGCGGGCGCCCGTACGACGCCGTGGACCGGCTGCTGGCCTCGCAGTTCGCCTCCCAAGCCGCACTGGCCCTCGTACTGGCGGACGCACAGCACGACCGGGAGCAGCTGGCCGTCTACGAGGACCGCGACCGGATCGCGCGGGACCTGCACGATCTGGTGGTCCAGCGGCTGTTCGCGACGGAAATGATGCTGGAGAGCACGAAGAAGCGCTCGGCGGCCGCACCGTCCGGGGACACGGTCGGCGACGAACTCGGCCGGGCGGTGGACGAACTCGACTCCACCATTCAGGAGGTCCGCACCGCCATCTTCGCCCTCCAGCAGCCGCCGACCGACGCGCCGACGACGTTCCGCGGCCGGGTCCTGCGGGAGACGGGCGGGGCGGCGGTCCTGCTGGGCTTCCAACCCTCGGTCCGCTTCGCGGGCGCGGTCGACGCCCTCGTCGCGGAGCCGGCCGCGGGCGACCTCCTGTCCGCCCTGCGCAGTGCCCTGGCCGCGGCCCACCGCCGCCCGGCGGTCACGTCGATCGAGGTCGACGTGGACGCGACCCCGACCCGCGTCCGCCTGACGGTCACCGACGACGGCCGCACGGAGAAGGGAACGCACGGAACGACCCTGCGGTGGCAGGCGGCGTTCTAG
- a CDS encoding AraC family transcriptional regulator yields MAAIRPRSTVSAWQPSVPGVAEVFHARFTDHAYPAHVHDTWALMILDGGRVDFALDRERHGVGVSDAVILLPPGVVHDGRTVTEAGFRKRVLYLDTSVLPEHLTGAAVDAPLLHDPALRARVHGLHLALGSQESPAERFEADSRLAFVGERLRMRLAGRESTPGGGPGGAGTAVRLRELLDARVVEGVTLAQASAELGHLHPTHLIRSFRQAYGLPPHAYLTGRRVARARQLLLAGMRPAAVATAAGFYDQAHLTRHFGRYVGISPARFARSGRV; encoded by the coding sequence ATGGCCGCGATCCGTCCGCGCAGCACCGTCTCCGCTTGGCAGCCGTCGGTTCCGGGCGTCGCCGAGGTCTTCCACGCCCGTTTCACCGACCACGCGTACCCCGCCCACGTGCACGACACCTGGGCGCTGATGATCCTGGACGGCGGCCGCGTCGACTTCGCGCTGGACCGGGAGCGGCACGGCGTCGGGGTTTCGGACGCGGTGATCCTGCTGCCGCCCGGCGTCGTGCACGACGGGCGGACCGTCACCGAGGCCGGCTTCCGCAAACGGGTGCTCTACCTCGACACCTCCGTCCTCCCCGAGCACCTGACCGGCGCAGCCGTCGACGCCCCACTGCTGCACGACCCCGCGCTGCGGGCACGTGTGCACGGGCTGCACCTGGCACTGGGCTCGCAGGAATCCCCGGCCGAGCGCTTCGAGGCGGACTCGCGGCTGGCCTTCGTCGGGGAGCGGCTGCGGATGCGGCTGGCGGGCCGGGAGAGTACGCCCGGCGGCGGGCCGGGCGGTGCGGGCACCGCCGTACGGCTGCGCGAGCTGCTCGATGCGCGGGTGGTGGAGGGGGTCACCCTCGCGCAGGCATCGGCCGAGCTGGGACACCTCCATCCCACGCACCTGATCCGCAGCTTCCGGCAGGCGTACGGGCTGCCGCCGCACGCCTATCTGACCGGGCGGCGGGTGGCCCGGGCGCGGCAGCTGCTGCTCGCCGGGATGCGGCCGGCGGCGGTGGCCACCGCGGCCGGGTTCTATGACCAGGCGCATCTGACCCGGCACTTCGGGCGGTACGTGGGGATCAGTCCGGCGCGGTTCGCCCGGTCCGGGCGGGTGTGA
- a CDS encoding rod shape-determining protein produces the protein MTVSLEQLRRCHVAVDLGAARTRVYVKGAGLVVDEPSVAAVNTRTGALIAVGTFAERMTGRTPDYIRVVRPVSGGTVVDIEMAQRMLRHLLGEKLRRALRRKPRLRAAACTPHDADPLAQRAAVETMVGLGARRVELVDTLIAAAVGCGLPVEQPTATMIMVCGAAATQVAVLSLGSIVTAQRIPVGGEAIDHAVVQHLRHAHELMLPSQAVRPLQLALHGNGITDGGPASTLIHGRDVATGLARSVHVDTAAVRDAIHTPLTAVLDGIGKVLRDCPPDLVADLTDRGIMMVGGSALLPGLDQMLRDATGMPVAIAERPDVCAILGLGMMLEGKIAPMVLNPLAE, from the coding sequence GTGACCGTCAGTCTTGAGCAGTTGCGCCGCTGCCACGTCGCCGTCGACTTGGGAGCCGCCAGGACCCGCGTCTACGTCAAGGGCGCCGGCCTGGTCGTCGACGAGCCCAGCGTCGCCGCCGTCAACACCCGTACCGGTGCACTCATCGCGGTCGGGACGTTCGCCGAGCGGATGACGGGCCGCACGCCCGACTACATCCGTGTCGTACGCCCCGTCTCCGGCGGCACCGTCGTCGACATCGAGATGGCACAGCGGATGCTGCGCCACCTCCTCGGCGAGAAGCTGCGCCGCGCCCTGCGCCGCAAGCCCCGGCTGCGCGCCGCCGCCTGCACCCCGCACGACGCCGACCCGCTCGCCCAGCGGGCCGCCGTCGAGACGATGGTCGGGCTCGGGGCCCGGCGCGTCGAACTCGTCGACACCCTGATCGCGGCGGCCGTCGGCTGCGGCCTGCCCGTGGAGCAGCCGACCGCGACGATGATCATGGTGTGCGGGGCCGCCGCCACCCAGGTCGCCGTCCTCTCCCTCGGCTCCATCGTCACCGCCCAGCGGATCCCGGTCGGCGGCGAGGCCATCGACCACGCCGTCGTCCAGCACCTGCGCCACGCACACGAGCTGATGCTGCCCAGCCAGGCCGTCCGGCCGCTCCAGCTGGCCCTGCACGGCAACGGCATCACCGACGGGGGCCCCGCCTCCACCCTCATCCACGGCCGCGACGTGGCCACCGGGCTGGCCCGCTCCGTCCACGTGGACACCGCCGCCGTCCGTGACGCCATCCACACCCCGCTGACCGCCGTCCTCGACGGCATCGGCAAGGTGCTGCGCGACTGCCCGCCCGACCTGGTCGCCGACCTGACGGACCGGGGGATCATGATGGTGGGCGGCAGCGCCCTGCTGCCGGGCCTGGACCAGATGCTGCGCGACGCCACCGGAATGCCCGTCGCCATCGCGGAGCGGCCGGACGTGTGCGCCATCCTCGGTCTCGGCATGATGCTCGAAGGGAAGATCGCCCCGATGGTCCTCAACCCGCTGGCCGAATGA
- a CDS encoding triacylglycerol lipase: MLTPRQKLLALLTLCLALLAPLPARAAAPVQSHNPVVFIHGYNADPGVWGGLREDLRAAGYTDSELFSWGYDTHQSVNEVLSGQLGAYVDQVRRQTGAAKVDVVAHSLGSLVGRWYVKFGGGTATVDHWVSLAGPNHGTSTAWACALWDQACRDMTPGSYVVKNLNSGDETPGAVKYATFWSNCDEVVNPDSSVPLAGAANTPVGCIKHNDLLGDDATSAGVRSFLAS; the protein is encoded by the coding sequence ATGCTGACGCCCCGCCAGAAACTGCTCGCGCTCCTGACGCTCTGCCTGGCCCTGCTCGCACCCCTCCCCGCCCGAGCCGCCGCGCCCGTGCAGTCGCACAACCCGGTCGTCTTCATCCACGGCTACAACGCCGACCCGGGCGTCTGGGGCGGTCTGCGCGAGGACCTGCGCGCCGCCGGGTACACGGACTCGGAGCTCTTCTCCTGGGGATACGACACGCACCAGTCCGTCAACGAGGTCCTGTCCGGGCAGCTCGGCGCGTACGTCGACCAGGTCCGCCGGCAGACCGGCGCCGCCAAGGTCGACGTCGTGGCGCACTCCCTCGGCTCGCTCGTCGGCCGCTGGTACGTGAAGTTCGGCGGCGGCACCGCCACCGTCGACCACTGGGTCTCGCTGGCCGGCCCCAACCACGGCACCTCCACCGCGTGGGCCTGCGCCCTGTGGGACCAGGCGTGCCGGGACATGACCCCCGGTTCGTACGTCGTGAAGAACCTGAACTCCGGGGACGAGACGCCGGGCGCGGTGAAGTACGCGACCTTCTGGTCGAACTGCGACGAGGTCGTCAACCCGGACAGCAGCGTCCCGCTCGCCGGCGCGGCCAACACGCCCGTCGGCTGCATCAAGCACAACGACCTGCTGGGGGACGACGCCACCTCGGCGGGCGTCCGCTCCTTCCTCGCCTCCTAG
- a CDS encoding cupin domain-containing protein → MTTHPVNIAQKLSAFDEQWAPRRIARINDYEVKAAKLQGEFVWHSHEDTDELFLVVSGTLTIRLRDGDVVLGPGELYVVPRGVEHCPAADEEVSILLFEPAGTVNTGGAGGERTREPIDA, encoded by the coding sequence ATGACAACGCATCCGGTGAACATCGCACAGAAGCTGTCCGCGTTCGACGAGCAGTGGGCCCCGCGCCGCATCGCGCGCATCAACGACTACGAGGTCAAGGCCGCCAAGCTCCAGGGCGAGTTCGTGTGGCACAGCCACGAGGACACCGACGAGCTGTTCCTCGTCGTCAGCGGGACCCTCACGATCCGCCTCCGTGACGGGGACGTGGTCCTCGGCCCCGGCGAGCTGTACGTCGTCCCCCGCGGGGTCGAGCACTGCCCGGCGGCGGACGAGGAGGTCTCGATCCTGCTGTTCGAGCCGGCCGGCACGGTCAACACGGGCGGTGCGGGCGGCGAACGTACCCGGGAGCCGATCGACGCCTGA
- a CDS encoding glutamate--cysteine ligase — MIEPGNSTTSTGSADNGVHAAPLTAPLTVGVEEEFLLVDNHTFRVVPAAPLVLATAAGLPHEVHPEGTRYQVEISTPVAGSATVLREELATLRRTLARAARAHGCRLLAAPSPVVAVEGPLHLTDDEPRQREQHRRFGSLTDTLVSCGRHIHIGTFDVDTAVAVSNRVRPWLPTLIALAANSPFWGGRDTGHASWRAMAWSGWPSAGLPPHFTSTAHFRRSVQTLLGSGAALDTKMVYWDLRPSGHWPTLEIRAPDMSADIDTAILQAELVRALVATALRDIAEQRPEPALRDDVLRLARWRAAHDGLEGFGLDPYTGAELPAADLAEALLDLVATELAASDELDHAAKTLGGLLRDGSGAHRQRAAYARRQDLNDVLRHLADETENF, encoded by the coding sequence GTGATCGAACCTGGCAACAGCACCACGAGCACCGGCAGCGCGGACAACGGCGTCCACGCGGCTCCCCTCACGGCCCCGTTGACCGTCGGTGTCGAGGAGGAGTTCCTCCTCGTCGACAACCACACCTTCCGGGTGGTTCCGGCCGCCCCGCTCGTCCTGGCCACCGCCGCGGGCCTGCCCCACGAAGTGCACCCCGAGGGCACCCGCTACCAGGTGGAGATCTCCACCCCGGTCGCAGGCTCCGCGACCGTGCTGCGCGAGGAGCTCGCCACCTTGCGGCGCACCCTCGCCCGGGCGGCCCGCGCCCACGGCTGCCGGTTGCTGGCCGCGCCCTCGCCGGTCGTGGCCGTGGAGGGGCCGCTGCACCTGACCGACGACGAGCCGCGCCAGCGCGAGCAGCACCGCCGCTTCGGCTCGCTCACCGACACCCTGGTCAGCTGCGGCCGCCACATCCACATCGGCACCTTCGACGTGGACACGGCGGTGGCGGTGTCCAATCGGGTCAGACCATGGCTGCCCACGCTGATCGCGCTGGCCGCCAACTCGCCGTTCTGGGGTGGCCGTGACACCGGTCACGCCAGCTGGCGGGCGATGGCCTGGTCGGGCTGGCCCTCCGCCGGACTGCCCCCGCACTTCACGTCCACGGCCCACTTCCGGCGCTCGGTGCAGACCCTGCTCGGCTCCGGGGCGGCACTGGACACCAAGATGGTCTATTGGGACCTGCGCCCGTCCGGGCACTGGCCGACGCTCGAAATCCGGGCACCCGACATGTCCGCGGACATCGACACGGCGATCCTCCAGGCCGAGCTGGTCCGCGCCCTGGTGGCGACGGCCCTGCGGGACATCGCGGAGCAGCGTCCCGAACCGGCGCTACGGGACGACGTACTGCGCCTCGCGCGCTGGCGGGCGGCCCACGACGGGCTGGAGGGCTTCGGTCTGGACCCGTACACGGGCGCGGAGCTCCCGGCGGCGGACCTGGCGGAGGCCCTGCTGGACCTGGTCGCCACGGAACTCGCGGCGTCGGACGAGCTCGACCACGCGGCCAAGACCCTGGGAGGCCTCCTGCGCGACGGCTCGGGCGCCCACCGCCAACGCGCGGCCTACGCCCGCCGCCAGGACCTGAACGACGTACTGCGCCACCTGGCGGACGAGACGGAGAACTTCTAG
- a CDS encoding MFS transporter: MTGTSTPTRRPTRIFADLTPLRTSPDYRRLWVGSTISWMGQAMTSLAISLQVWDITRSSFSVGLVGLFSLVPLVVFGLYGGAIADTVDRRKLGLYSSLGLTALSTALAGAALFDYHRVWLLYTVVALQAVCGALNGPARSAMIPRLLPAEQLPAANALNSVTMTSGTMIGPVLGGLVVGWWGYQAAYLIDAVTFFAALYAVWRLPAMLPARENGGRGRASVLDGLRFLGTRPNIRMTFFTDMSAMVLASPRALFPAVAGLWYGGDAKTVGLLVAAPAVGALLGGLFSGWQGRIRRHGLAILLSVAGWGLAVAVFGLTRNLWLGLFSLAAAGCADTISMVFRSTMMQAATPDEMRGRLQGVFIVVVAGGPRLGDFLAGTAADLTSPAVAITGGGLACVLVLLLLALRWRGFARYDARSPQA, translated from the coding sequence GTGACCGGTACGAGCACTCCCACCCGACGCCCGACGCGGATATTCGCGGACCTGACCCCGCTGCGCACCTCACCGGACTACCGCCGGCTCTGGGTCGGCAGCACCATCTCCTGGATGGGCCAGGCGATGACCTCCCTCGCGATCTCGCTCCAGGTCTGGGACATCACCCGGTCCAGCTTCTCCGTCGGGCTCGTCGGACTCTTCTCGCTCGTCCCGCTCGTCGTGTTCGGCCTGTACGGCGGGGCCATCGCCGACACCGTGGACCGGCGCAAGCTCGGCCTGTACAGCTCCCTCGGCCTGACCGCCCTGTCGACGGCGCTGGCCGGCGCCGCACTGTTCGACTACCACCGGGTCTGGCTGCTGTACACGGTCGTCGCGCTCCAGGCGGTCTGCGGCGCCCTCAACGGACCCGCCCGGTCCGCGATGATTCCCCGGCTGCTCCCCGCCGAGCAGTTGCCCGCCGCCAACGCGCTGAACTCGGTGACCATGACCTCCGGGACGATGATCGGCCCGGTTCTCGGCGGACTCGTCGTCGGTTGGTGGGGCTACCAGGCCGCCTACCTGATCGACGCCGTCACCTTCTTCGCCGCGCTCTACGCGGTGTGGCGGCTGCCGGCGATGCTGCCCGCCCGGGAGAACGGCGGGCGGGGGCGGGCCTCCGTACTGGACGGGCTGCGTTTCCTCGGCACCCGGCCGAACATCAGAATGACGTTCTTCACCGACATGTCCGCGATGGTGCTGGCCAGCCCGAGGGCGCTGTTCCCGGCCGTCGCCGGGCTCTGGTACGGCGGCGACGCCAAGACCGTCGGCCTGCTGGTGGCCGCGCCCGCCGTCGGGGCACTGCTCGGAGGCCTGTTCTCCGGCTGGCAGGGCCGCATCCGCCGGCACGGCCTGGCGATCCTGCTGTCCGTCGCGGGCTGGGGGCTGGCCGTGGCCGTCTTCGGGCTCACCCGGAACCTGTGGCTCGGACTGTTTTCCCTGGCGGCGGCCGGTTGCGCCGACACCATCTCCATGGTGTTCCGCTCCACGATGATGCAGGCCGCGACCCCCGACGAGATGCGCGGCCGCCTCCAGGGCGTGTTCATCGTGGTCGTCGCGGGCGGGCCCCGGCTCGGGGACTTCCTCGCCGGGACCGCCGCCGACCTGACCTCCCCGGCCGTGGCGATCACGGGCGGCGGGCTCGCGTGCGTGCTCGTGCTGCTCCTGCTGGCCCTGCGCTGGCGAGGCTTCGCCCGCTACGACGCGAGGTCGCCGCAGGCGTGA
- a CDS encoding Lrp/AsnC family transcriptional regulator → MDRLDREILGILQQDARISYRDLGVRVGLSANATADRVRRMRRDGVIRGFTVIVDPAADTRGGLVVFIDLVLRQDVSNDEFEAKVATLPGITEVVHVTGEYDYLVRARAADPAALDALLRRLKREAGVAQSSTRIALRAAHRPA, encoded by the coding sequence ATGGACCGCCTCGACAGGGAAATCCTCGGCATCCTGCAGCAGGATGCGCGGATCTCGTACCGTGACCTCGGCGTCCGCGTCGGGCTCAGCGCCAACGCGACCGCCGATCGGGTGCGCCGGATGCGGCGGGACGGGGTGATCCGGGGGTTCACCGTCATCGTGGATCCGGCCGCCGACACCCGGGGCGGGCTCGTGGTGTTCATCGATCTCGTACTGCGCCAGGACGTCAGCAACGACGAGTTCGAGGCGAAGGTCGCCACCCTTCCGGGGATCACCGAGGTGGTGCACGTGACGGGGGAGTACGACTACCTCGTACGGGCCCGGGCCGCCGATCCTGCCGCGCTCGACGCGCTGCTGCGTCGGCTCAAGCGGGAGGCCGGGGTGGCGCAGTCCAGTACCCGGATCGCGTTGCGGGCCGCCCACCGGCCGGCCTAG
- a CDS encoding carboxyl transferase domain-containing protein: MTTTRLSARAAIASVADPGSFAELPAPRRDSAPDGPLTWAGYDDSRARATTRTGEQESVVTGTALIGGRQTTVISFEFGFLGGSLGERTGDRLEAAYTHAREHRLPLVSLIATGGSRMQEGMLALTQLQRVARQSVLTRAAGLPQIAVLRDPTTGGGWATLGAGADVVLALPGAQVGFAGSRVRPADADPAAYTAEGQYAAGHVDAVVPAAELPATLADWLRVLAAPRSAEPVEPPAALSDVPPPPTGWDAVRQARHPDRPRAGAYLDAYFALRLPLSGDRAGAVDPGMLCGFGLREGRAVAYAAQCGTATRPAGYRTAARVIRLADHLGIPVLTLVDTPGAANDAAAEHAGAGAAIADTFAAVAAAGVPVTTLLIGEGGSGGALALAAPGNTWVTPDSYFSVIAPELAAAILKRPASEAPSTADQLRIRPQDLVALGVARGVVAPA, from the coding sequence GTGACGACGACCCGCCTCTCGGCCCGCGCGGCCATCGCCTCCGTGGCCGACCCCGGCAGCTTCGCCGAACTCCCCGCCCCCCGGCGCGATTCCGCCCCCGACGGCCCCCTGACCTGGGCCGGATACGACGACTCCCGCGCCCGCGCCACCACGCGGACCGGCGAGCAGGAGTCCGTCGTCACCGGGACCGCCCTCATCGGCGGCCGTCAAACCACCGTGATCTCCTTCGAGTTCGGCTTCCTGGGCGGCTCGCTCGGCGAACGCACCGGAGACCGGCTCGAAGCCGCCTACACCCACGCTCGCGAACACCGCCTCCCCCTCGTGTCCTTGATCGCCACCGGCGGCTCCCGCATGCAGGAGGGCATGCTCGCGCTGACCCAACTCCAGCGCGTGGCACGCCAGTCCGTCCTGACCCGGGCCGCCGGGCTCCCGCAGATCGCCGTGCTCCGCGATCCCACCACCGGTGGCGGCTGGGCCACGCTCGGCGCCGGGGCGGACGTGGTGCTCGCGCTCCCGGGGGCCCAGGTCGGCTTCGCCGGCTCCCGGGTGCGGCCGGCGGACGCGGACCCGGCGGCGTACACCGCCGAGGGGCAGTACGCCGCCGGCCACGTGGACGCCGTCGTCCCGGCCGCCGAACTGCCCGCGACGCTGGCCGACTGGCTCCGCGTCCTGGCCGCGCCCCGCTCCGCCGAACCGGTCGAGCCCCCGGCGGCGCTGTCGGACGTACCTCCTCCGCCGACCGGCTGGGACGCCGTACGGCAGGCCCGTCACCCGGACCGGCCGCGCGCCGGGGCGTACCTGGACGCGTACTTCGCGCTCCGCCTCCCCCTCTCGGGGGACCGGGCGGGCGCCGTCGACCCCGGGATGCTGTGCGGGTTCGGGCTGCGGGAGGGGCGGGCCGTCGCGTACGCCGCCCAGTGCGGCACCGCGACCCGCCCGGCGGGATACCGTACGGCGGCCCGCGTGATCCGCCTCGCGGACCACCTCGGGATCCCCGTGCTCACCCTGGTCGACACCCCCGGCGCGGCCAACGACGCCGCCGCGGAACACGCCGGCGCCGGCGCGGCCATCGCGGACACGTTCGCGGCGGTCGCGGCGGCCGGGGTCCCGGTGACCACCCTCCTGATCGGCGAGGGAGGCTCGGGCGGGGCGCTGGCCCTGGCCGCACCGGGGAACACCTGGGTCACCCCGGACAGCTACTTCTCGGTGATCGCCCCCGAGCTGGCGGCGGCCATCCTCAAGCGTCCCGCGTCCGAGGCCCCGTCCACGGCGGACCAGCTCCGCATCCGCCCCCAGGACCTGGTCGCCCTCGGCGTCGCCCGCGGCGTGGTCGCCCCCGCCTGA
- a CDS encoding LysE family transporter, with the protein MNGFLSPALSGAVAGLGVAMPMGAMSVLLLQEAVRHRRTAMAAAAGIATVDLAYAALATTLGPWVASHVSPIEAWIRLTSAAILLCIAAHGLRPTLPTPPTLEAQGPGRNPDPSATPAFEARGPGRSPGFGKGRGGELPPAGPHPTDVPAPEPLTGAEVGPRVGAGTGVGAGTGVGAGTGARSDGRGGAARAFTRYVGLTAVNPTTALYFAALTTAQAATLTTPTTAAVFLGGVAAASLLWQQTLVALGAFAGRKISPTARAWTFRLGYGLVAAYALKIAFPLPSLT; encoded by the coding sequence ATGAACGGATTCCTCTCCCCCGCGCTGTCGGGCGCGGTCGCGGGCCTGGGCGTGGCCATGCCAATGGGTGCCATGAGCGTGCTGCTGCTCCAGGAGGCGGTGCGGCACCGCCGCACGGCGATGGCCGCGGCGGCGGGCATCGCCACCGTCGACCTCGCCTACGCGGCCCTCGCCACGACCCTGGGCCCCTGGGTGGCCTCGCACGTCTCCCCGATCGAAGCCTGGATCCGCCTCACCTCGGCGGCGATCCTCCTCTGCATCGCCGCCCACGGCCTGCGCCCCACCCTCCCAACCCCGCCGACGCTTGAGGCGCAGGGACCGGGACGAAACCCCGACCCCTCGGCCACGCCGGCGTTTGAGGCGCGGGGTCCGGGGCGGAGCCCCGGTTTCGGGAAGGGGCGGGGTGGGGAACTGCCGCCCGCAGGGCCCCACCCCACCGACGTCCCCGCACCGGAACCCCTGACCGGAGCCGAGGTCGGGCCCCGGGTCGGGGCAGGGACCGGGGTCGGGGCAGGGACCGGGGTCGGGGCAGGGACCGGGGCCCGGTCGGACGGCAGGGGCGGTGCGGCGCGGGCCTTCACCCGGTACGTCGGCCTCACCGCCGTGAACCCCACCACCGCCCTCTACTTCGCCGCCCTCACCACCGCCCAGGCCGCCACCCTCACCACCCCCACCACCGCCGCCGTCTTCCTCGGCGGCGTCGCCGCCGCCTCCCTCCTCTGGCAGCAGACCCTCGTCGCCCTCGGCGCCTTCGCGGGCCGCAAGATCTCCCCCACCGCCCGCGCCTGGACCTTCCGCCTCGGCTACGGCCTCGTCGCCGCCTACGCCCTGAAGATCGCTTTCCCCCTGCCGAGCCTGACGTGA